The Athene noctua chromosome 16, bAthNoc1.hap1.1, whole genome shotgun sequence genomic interval TCCCGTCCCCGCCTTCTGCTCCCCGGGCGAGCAGCAGGTCCTGCCCCGCCGTGTCGCAAGAGCTTTTCCAAAGCACTGCCTGGAAGCCATTTGCTGACCACGGCGGCTCCTCGGAGCTGCCCCACGCTGTGAGTGCCATTCCTCACGGGCGGCTTTGTGCAAACTCAGCTGGAGCCTCTGGACACCGCTGCCATCATACAAGTCATTAACAACAGCGTTAATGAGTTCCATTAGGCCAGGCCGGCTGCCCGAAGCGCCCCGGGACAGCCAGGCCCCATGAGCATATGCCTGGGAGTCTGGGTCTCCAGCCCCAGCGCTGGCAGGTGTCAGCACACAAATCTGCTTCCATTTACGATCTTTTTTGTCATTTACAGAGAAACTTCTGATGAAGGGCTGGAGGCAGCGAGAGAAACAGAGTCCCCCGCCCCAACTAAACCCCCTCTCTTCATGCTATTTGGTTTCCTTTCAGCCTCCCAGGCTCCAGGCCTCTGCTTTCAGCCAGGCAGGATGTTTTCAGCTGGTCCAACCCACAGAGAATCAGCTCttgtaagaggggaaaaaatgccaTCCCCACAGGAGAGCGGTTCCAGCGAGGGCTCCCCTGGGCCGAAGGACACTCTGCCACGCCTCCGAGAGCTGGGTTTTGTCTGACTACGTGCTTTTAACTGGGATGGAGTCTGACAGGTTCTCCTTGTCCAACCAAAGCAAAGCCACAGGGATGTATCTGTGAGGATCGGTGCCCCAGACAGCCCCGCTTCTGGCCAGGAGCTCTCGAGTTCCTCAGACAGCCGGGAGGCTCACAACCAGGACTGGAGAATCTGTGGACTCGGCTTTaagcctccccttctccagactgCTAGGCTGTAGACACAGCAGCTGGTAACATTTTAAATTAGAGGCTTACATTCACTTAACGATGTATTCAGCTTTGATTTACTGAAGGCATTACTGCATGTTAAATGAATACAAGCTGATTATTAAACAGACACAGATTGCAACCTATCATCTATGCAAGAGACGGGATCTTATTACAATATTAGAACCACATTGAGGTTTAGCAACTATCAATTGGTCCCTTGCAACTCGCAGAGCGATTGTCCCATCGCTGTCTGCACTTAGAGACACTTCGCTGGACTCCAGAGAAGGTCCCCagccacccccacacccccagagCAGGGGATGCTCCCCGGGTATGCAAAGCACAACCTCTCCCAGCCATACTCACCCAAAAGGGTCCAGGTCTGCCCCACCGACAGCAAAGGGGCTTGAGGGGGAAGGCCTGAAACACAGAACACAGCGAGACGTTCAGCGAAGGGGAGACCGGCTGGCGGGgcgctgcctgggctgggggggccccgctGTTCCCAGTGCTCCGGGCCGAAGCTGTCTGTGGACACTGGGAGTTTCCATGCCAGCGGCTGCCCCAGCAATGCCAGCCTAGGCCGGGCTCTCCAGATAGTCCCAGCCAGAGGCACAATGAGTCTGGCTTTCCAGGAGTGCGGGGACAGCGGGGCGGTGAGCCTGCAGCCAGCTGTCGCAGCTCCTTGCCAATGCCATGTGCCAATAACGGGGTTTCAGAGCCGTGCCCAGCTCCAGCCTGTCTGCCCAGGCCTCCCCGAGGAGCATCTCGCACCCTGAGCGCCAGCAGACAGCCGCGGCGTTGAAGAACCAAGAGGTGACACGCAAGGCAGAAGCCACGGCCGGTCCCCCAGAGGTGGCAGAGCCACCGCAGTGTCTCAGACTTCCAAAGGGGATTACGGCTTGTGAGGtgagggaggggggagcccccccaTTgtggtggggcagggaggggccagGCAGCAACAGTGAAGCAAGTGCCAtgtgtcccctctccccagcttGGCCAGCAAAGGGTTTCAAAGGGCAAGCGGGGTCAGGAGAGCAAGAAGAAGGTCTCCAGCTACACTCCCAGGCGATGCCAAAGGAGCATCAAACCACCACACAGCTCCAGATCAGGCCATCCCGCAGCCAGCAAGTGAAATCAAACCCAAGCATTCAGCCAACGAGGCTGAAACTGCCTGGGGAGGGTGTGCATCCTCTTCGTTCCACGTGTGcaagatggggacagggggtgTAGCTCGGAGAGCTGTGCCAGAACCATGTCCTGGCTAAGGGAGGACCGTCAGCAGTCACCCGCTCCCCACTCACCAGGATGGTGCTCTTGTGCCTGCTGGCTGCCGGGGAGGGACCCTGAGGGGGTCATAATGCAAGTCAGGATCCTTCTTCTCAGGCTCCTTTTTGGCCTTTTCTGCAGGGGCCCCGAGGGGAGCAATGATACCCGAAGCAATCCTTGTCCTCAGCTCCTCAGTGTTCTTGTACAGCCTGCAGGAAAGAGAGGGAaggtggtgggatggggaggccACAGCACCTGGGCATGAGGTGCtggacaggctgcgagaggggcGCTGAGGGGACGGCCAGGCCCAAAAGCATCCCTGGCATAAAAGCATGTCGccagctggcagcacagaggggaCAGGAAAGAGTAACAGCACACAGTGGCACCAAAGCCCTCACCCCAATTTAAGATGGCAGAGGTGTCACTGAGCCTTATGCTGTGATCACAACACAACCGGTTTGGACTGGAGGAAACCACAGTGGCACTGGTCTTTAGCAAGGCCACAGGGTGTCTGGGACACAGCTGAAGCTGTAGCACCCCCGGACAGTGTCCACTCAGCACTGACAGGCAGGCAGTGCTCTGGAAATAAaagtgctgggctgggctggcccaTTCCCAGTTAGGATGACTCTCCCCTGGGCTCTGACCCATGATTCCGCTATCCCCTAAATCTCTCCTGCCCAccagcagggcagagggaggcaggggagggagctCTGGCTGCATTTCAGAGCTGGCTGGTCCATCCCCAGGGTTTGCACTGGGTAGAAAAGTCCTCTAGGCTCCTCGTAACCTGgtctctgcccccctccccacgACGGTGAgacattttctacagaaaatacaaGAGAAGTGAAATTACTTGTGGAAATCATCCAGGTGCTCTGGGTTGATGTAGTTGGCCACTGTCAAGGTCACATCTGCCACCTTCTGAGAACTGCGATCCTGGCAAAAGGCAGGTAAGGCGTGGAGTCAGCAGCCTGGAAAGCTGGGAATGAGGGAACGAGCAGCCACAGCCGGGGGCTTGGGACACAAAGAATGAGCTCACCAGCTTCCTGCCACGTCCCTGTGCTGTGCCCGAATCCCCAGGAGCAAACTCCTGTGTATAGCAAGgttctccctgctccctccccacttCGGGCTGCGAAGGATGAAAGACTgagcaaaaccagcctgggcAGGTGCTTGTTGGGGACGGGAGAACCGCAGAAAAGTCCTGAGCTAGGAAAGGGGCAGAAATGGGGCAACTCCTGGGCCAGAGTGTGCAAGGCAAACTGCCTCGCTGCCCCAATGCAGCCAGCATGTGACCAGCTTCACACCGGGCCACAGCTTTGCCGCACAGGCAGCCCCTAACACCCCCCGGGTCTGCCCCATCCTGAGGGACAAACGCTGCAAGGCAGAACCAGTCACAGCAAAAAGTTAAGAAGCTGGgcctgctgctctgtgcagccGCTGCTCCCAAaggaccccaaacccccaggGGCCAGCGTGGGCGTTCACCATGACATTGAGGATCATGCTGTCTTCCACCATGAtggccttcagcagcagctcacgGGCATCGTCCACGGACTTGTAGCGCAGCGTATACACCTCCTTGTTGGCCTCCCAGCCGGCGGGCAGCAGCTCCGACTTCCTCTCATCAGGACCCGGCTGCAACGGAACGGACACGCTGCTGAGAGCCTGCCCGGGAGCCCAGCGCAGCGGGGACCTGGCCTGGCTGCACAGAGACATCGGGGAGGGGAGCGAGGTCTCTGGGAGGGGATCTCTCGGTGCCTTCCAGGTTTTAACCGCAGAGACAGGGTTTTATTTCCCACGAGCTGGCCATGCCAGCCTGCCGGCCTCCCACGGGGTCCCTGCGCTGGAACAGGAGGGACACAACCACCCTTTGCCAAGCAAGAGGCAACAAAGGGGGGATGATGCTCCTCCCTGCCTGGCACCTCTGGATGCCGCAGAGCTGTCTGTGCCGGGGAGGAAGGCTCTCACCCGGGGGGCACTGCCCCACACTGCCCTTTTCCCTGATACTGGGGGGTTTCTCTGCCAAGTCGGTgccctgcacccccaccacagccccccccaggctcccAACCCACTAGACCTCTGCACTGGACCCAGCACCACACCGGTTCCCTCCCTGCTATTGCACCAGCCCCCCCCGACACTGGGACCCCCCTGGCACCACATTTCCTCCCCAGCACTGCACTGGACACCCCCCTTTTGGTATGGGGTTCCCCCTCAGCACCAAGCTCCCCCCAATACCACACTGGACCCCTTTCTGGTATCACACTGACCGGCCCCCGCACCGGGATCTCCCACCAACCGACGCTGCACCgaacccccccagcaccgggacccccccagcaccgcaACACCCCGCTCCGGtccttccccccagcactgaggCCCCTCAGTCCCCACACCGCCCCGGCTGCCCCCGACACCCTCggcgccgctcccccccccccccccgccggcagcgggCGCCGGGCTcggccgagcggcggcggcgagcggcgctAGGAAAGGCCGGGGATCGGCTGCGGCCTACATGGCCTCCGCGGCGGAggagcccggcggggcccggcacTGCCCGTACCTGGTCGCCAGCACCGAGGCAGCGGTAGCCGTGCCGGACCAGCTCCCAGTGGACGCCGCAGATCAGCGCGTCCTGCGGGCGGGAGACGGCGGCTCTGGCCCAGGCGTACAGCGGCTCCAGCCCCGCCATGGCCGCGCCGAGCCGGGCCCGCGGAGGAGCCGCCCGGGCAAGGCCCCAAACAAACaccgggcccggcccgcggcggggagcggagcgtCGCACCgggcaggcggggccgggccgggccgggccgcccctcACTAGAGGGCCCCCGTCCGCCGCGCAGGGCCCGGGCCCGCCTCCCCCCAGGGCCGGCCCGGGGGCTCCGGCCGCCGCGGGCGGGTGTTACCGCCGggaaatttaatatttttttcccacagcgGGGCGGGACGGGCCTCGCCGAGGGGGTCTGTGCCCGCCGACACCATCCAGCAGCCTGCGGGCTGGGGTCTGCCCgaccctccttccctgcccccgCGTCTGCCCCTGGCCCCGGCTCTgcctcacagaatcccagagtcattcaggttggaaaagcccctcgggaccagcgagtccaaccctcagcccgactctacaaagttctccccgaccccacatccccccacagctcatcccaacggccctgaaacccccccagggatggggactgccccctccctgggcagcctgttccactctcggaccactctgtctgggaaacattttctcctcctgcccagcctgaccctcccctggggcagtttccagccgttccctcttgtcctgtccctgatcccctgggagcagagcccagccccagcctctctgcaatgtcctggcaggagctgcagagagggatgagggctcccctcagcctcctcctcctcacactgaacactcccagctcctgccctgcctcctcacaggattgattctccagcccctccccagcctcgttgccctcctctgccctcgctccagcccctccagatctctctgggattgaggtgcccaaacctggacacaacctccaggtgtggcctccccagtgcagagcacagggggactgtcacctccctgctcctgctggtcacactagctCTAacccaagccaggaggccgttggcttccttggccacctgggcacactgccagctcgtgttcagctgtttgtcaatgagaacccccagatccttctcttcctctgccccTGTCTCTTCCTCAACACTTGTTAGAAAAGTGTTCGAGTCTGTGACAGGCTCCGCCGTGCCGTTCACCGGGACCAAAGGCACCCAAGCACCCAACGGCCATCGATGCCTTTATGTCATTCCTTCCACAGATCCTTTCTCCCGGCCGTAGTATTTGTAacatttaaattctgttaaaGTAGCCACAGAAAGGCATTCAGGGGCTTATTTTTCCTGTCCCTGCGCCACAGCTGCTTTCCTCAGCGTggctggcagcaggctgggggTCAGAGTGAAGCAGCCCCATGCCGGGGAACACCATCATCTGCTGCTTTCCCAATCTGACCTCCAGTTCCTTGGGGACGCTCATCTTGACTTCATTATGCGTCAATTAATTAACTCGCGCTGTTCGCTCTTTCCATTTCCCCCTCAAGAAGTCACTGAGGCTGAACAATCGACCGCAGACCGGCCAGGCCTGCCTGCCCGGCAGCCCCCACGGCTCGGCACTGCCCCTTCGCACGAACCGTCGCACCCCCCTGCCAGTCCCGGCGCCGCCAAAACCAACTTGAAAACCTGAGTGAGCTGcaccggccgggccgggctcggcAGGAAAACTACCCCTGATTTTCCACGGGGCTGGGATTTCAGCGCGGGAGCTTTGCGAGGGGAGGCATCGGATGGGGATGAGATGAGAACAGCAGGAAATGCCTCAGCCGGAGCTTTTCCAGTGCTGGGCTTGTgattcacagcagcagcagcgtttCCGCCCCACAGCTTGCTCCCGGCGGGCAGCAGCCGCGGTTGCAGGCTTTGACGGCATCCACATTTCACTTTCCCGGCACAGTTGGTCCCTGGGTGGGCACAGCGGGTACCGGTAGCTTTGTTCCAATGCCCCCTCCTGAGGCAGAATTTGAAATCGTAGGTCTTCCTCCAGAAACTTGATCCTAAATCCTGTATCCCAGCGCCGCTAACAGGCTTCCCCGCCTTCCTGGACCCGCCGCAGGTGCTGGAGCCTGTGGGTGTTTGGGATCGGCGACGGCGGGAGCCAGCGGTGCCGCGCTGGGGTGGAGGCGCAGGAATCGCGCACAAACCCTGCCGAGTGCTCCCCGAGCTTTCGTTTCTCCATCCAACTTGCTGCCATCTCTGTTCACCCACCATCTGCTGCCCACCCTCACACCCATCACCACGCGCTCCTGTCTGACCATCTGCTTGTCCTCCTGACCCCTCCCCACCATGTCCGTCcttaatttattttcccttccccATGTCGTGCTGCCTTCCCCGGACCACACACAAGAGGCAACTTTTGGTGTTGAGTTCCCCCAGGCCCGAGCAGCCCCTCCATGGGCACAGCCCAGG includes:
- the PSMF1 gene encoding proteasome inhibitor PI31 subunit, translated to MAGLEPLYAWARAAVSRPQDALICGVHWELVRHGYRCLGAGDQPGPDERKSELLPAGWEANKEVYTLRYKSVDDARELLLKAIMVEDSMILNVMDRSSQKVADVTLTVANYINPEHLDDFHKLYKNTEELRTRIASGIIAPLGAPAEKAKKEPEKKDPDLHYDPLRVPPRQPAGTRAPSWPSPSSPFAVGGADLDPFGGRSGGMIVDPLRSGVPQPGIDPSSGIPGRLPPGAVPPGARFDPFGPLGAGRSGPDPDHLPPPGYDDMFM